A window of Mycolicibacterium madagascariense genomic DNA:
CGCGCCGCGAGTGAGTTCGTGCGCGGCAAGACGAGCATCATCCGGCGCGACCCGCTCGGCGTCGTCGGCTCCGTCGCCCCGTGGAACTATCCGCTGCTCATGGCCATCTGGAAGATCTCCCCCGCTCTGCTGACCGGAAACACGTTGGTGCTCAAGCCGTCCGAGCACACGCCGTTCTCGGTCCTGCGGCTCGCCGAACTCGCCGAGGACCTCTTCCCCGCCGGGGTGTTCAACGTCGTGACCGGTGACGGCCACGACGTCGGCGCCCGACTGGTCGCCCACCCACGGGTGCGGATGTCCTCGCTGACCGGATCGGTCGCGACCGGCCGGGCCCTGATGCGGGCGTCCGCCGACTCCAACCTCAAGCGGCTGCACCTCGAACTGGGCGGCAAGGCACCGGTGCTGGTCTACTCCGACGCCGACGTCGAGCTGGCGGTCGCCAAGATCACCGAGGGCGCGTTCTGCAACTCCGGCCAGGACTGCATGGCCGCCTCGCGGCTCTACGTCCACGAGTCCGTGCACGACGATCTGGTCGCCGGGCTCGAAAAGGCGGTCAAGGCACTCGATCTCGGTGATACCGCTCAGGAGACGACGACGATGGGCCCGGTCATCACGGCCGCCCACCGCGACCGCGTCGAGGGCTTCGTCCACCGCGCCAAGGCCACCGGTCACGTCGAACTCATCCAGGGCGACAACCCCGGCACCGGCTTCTACACCGCCCCGACCGTCGTCGTCGGGGCCCGGCAGGGCGACGAGATCGTCAGCACCGAGGTGTTCGGTCCGGTCACCTCGGTGACCCGGTTCAGTGACCGCGACGACGTGATCGCCTGGGCCAACGACACCGAATACGGCTTGGCCGCATCGGTGTTCACCAACGATCTGTCGCGCGCGATGACCGCGTCGAGCGATCTGCAGTTCGGCACCGTCTGGATCAACGACCACCTGCCCGTCACGCCCGAGATGCCCCACGGCGGGTTCAAGCAGTCCGGAAACGGCAAGGACATGTCGGTCTACGCCCTCGAGGAGTACACCGAGATCAAGCACGTCATGATCAATCGCGAGAGCGCCTGACGTGCCCACCCACGCCGTCAACACCTTTCGGCTGCGCCCCGGCGTCAGCGTCGCGGAGTTCGAGGCGTTCTCCGCCGAGCTGGACCGCCCGACGTGCCTGGCCTTCGACGTCGTCCTCGCCTTCGACGTCTACGTCGTCGATCCGGCCGACGACTCGGGGGTCGACGTCGTCGAGGTCATGACCGTCGCCTCGTGGCCGGACTGGGAGCGCGTGCGCGACACCGCCCCCGAACTCAAGCCCGTGGTCGACCGATTCGACGAACTCGTCGACCCCGACAGCGTCACGACGCTACTCACCCGCAAGACACCGCTGCCCCAGGAGATCTGACATGCCCACCGCACCCGACTACGACGCCGTCATCATCGGCGCCGGCCACAACGGCCTCGTCACCGCCAACTACCTCGCCCGCGCAGGACAGCGCGTCCTGGTGCTCGAAGCCCGCAAGGTGGTCGGTGGCGCGTGCGTCACCGAGGAGCTGATCCCGGGGAGCAAGTGGTCCTCGTGCGCGTTCATCGCGGGCCTACTGCGCCCGGAGATCATCGCCGAGCTCGAGCTGGCCAGGTTCGGCCTCGACCTCTACCAGGGAGATGCGCTGTCCTTCAGCCTGTTTCGCGACGGCACCTCGTTCACGATGTGGAAGGAGACTGACCGCACGCTCCGCGAACTGGAGAAGCTCAACAGGAAGGACGCGGCGGCGTTCCTCGACTTCGGCGTGCGGCTGCAGCGCTTCGCCGGGCTCGTCACGCCCTACCTGCTGAAGCCGCCGCCGCAGCGCTCCGAGGTGTTCGCCGCCTTCGAGGCCGCGGGCGAGCAGACGCTCTTCGACGAGTTCACCCTGCTCTCGGTGCGGGACCTGCTGGACCGGTACTTCGACGACGAGCGACTCAAGAGCATGCTGACGTTCTTCGGGATGGTGTCGATCTTCGGCGGCCCGTCGACCCCGGGCACCGCCTACACCTACGGGCACCACTCCTGGGGTGAATTCAACGGCAGCTTCGGGCAATTCGGGCTCGCGCGCGGTGGCATGGGCGCCATCAGCGAGGCGTTGGCCACCGGCGCCCGCCATCACGGCGCGACGATCCGCACCTCGACTCCCGTTCGGGAGGTCGTCGTGGAACGCGGCGTCGCCACGGGCGTCCGCCTCACCGACGGCTCCGTCATCACCGCCGGGCAGGTCTTCTCCAACGCCGACCCCAAGCGGTCCCTGCTCGGTCTGATCCCGTCGGGCGTGCTGCCGGCCAAGCTCGTCCGCGACGTCGAGAACATCGACACCCGCGGCTCGATGGCCCGGATCCACCTCCTCATCGACGAACTGCCGCAATACCTTCCGTTCCCCGACGCGAGCGAGCGCCCGCAGCACCACGGGCATCAGCTGCTCGGCCCCAGCCGCGAGGCGTTCGAGGAGGCCTACGAGGCGCAGCGCCGCGGGACGTTCCCGAGCACCTTCGTCATCGAGGCCGTCACGCAGTCCGTCACCGACGACTCGCTGGCGCCCGCGGGCCTGCACACGATGACGCTGGGCATCCAGCAGTTGCCGTCCGAGCTGACCGGAACCACCTGGGCGGCCGAGAAGGAGAAGTGGGCCGACCTGGTGCTGGAGGATCTGTTCACCTACGCCCCCAACCTGCGTGACCACATCCTGGACCGCGTGATCATCACCCCCGACGACCTGAACGACGAGTACCTCATCACCGATGGAAACATCTTCCACGGCAGCATGATGCTCGATCAGCTGTTCGGGGCGCGCCCCATCCCGGAGCTGGCCAATTACCGCACCCCCGTGCGCAATTACTACCTCTGCGGTTCGGGCACCCACCCGGGCGGAGGGGTGATGGGGGCCAACGGGCACAACGCGGCCAAGGTCGCCCTGGCCGACGCCGCGGGCCTCACCGGACTGGCCGACGCGCCCAGGCTGCGCACCGGTGGCCACCGGGCGCCGTGGCAGCAGCGCGTCGTCGGCAGCCTGATGTCCACCAGACCCGGTCGCTGGGTGGGCTACCGGGCCGCCCGGCAGCCGGCGCTGCGCAAGATCACCGCCTACGCCGCCCGCGTCCGCTGACCGTGACGACCCCACAGTCGGGCCTGCGCAGCGCGAAGTGGTTCGCGGGCAAGGACGTTCCCGGTTTCGTGCACCGCTCGGCGATGCGGGCGTCCGGGTTCTCGCGGATGGCGTTCGAGGGCCGTCCGATCGTCGGCATCTGCAACTCGTGGTCCGAAGTCGTCAACTGCAACATGCACTTTCGCGGCCTGGCGGACTCGGTGCGCCGCGGGGTACTGGCCGCGGGTGGGTTCCCGCTGGAGTTCCCGACGATGTCGTTGGGCGAGCAGCTGATGAAGCCGACCACCATGCTGTTCCGCAACCTCATGGCGATGGACGTCGAAGAGTCCATCCGCGCCTATCCGTTCGACGCCGTCGTCCTGCTCGGCGGTTGCGACAAGACGGTGCCCGCGCAGTTGATGGGCGCGGCCAGCGCCGACGTGCCCGCCATCGCGCTGACCGGCGGGCCCGCCGCTCCGCCGTATTCGACGGCAAACAGCTCGGGGTGGGCACCGACCTGTGGGAGTACATCGACGACGTCCGCGCCGGCCGCATGTCGATGGCCGACTACGAGCGGCTGGAGGCCGCTGCCGGACCCTCGCGGGGGCACTGCCCCGAGATGGGCACGGCCTCCACGATGGCGACCATCGTGGAAGGCCTCGGCATGACGCTGCCCGGAACCGCGGCGATACCCGCCATGGACTCGCGTCGGATGCAGGTGGCCGAGGAGTGCGGGGCGCGCGCGGTCGGGCTGGCGGTGGAACGGCTGCGGCCGTCACAGGTGATGACGGCCGAGGCCTTCGACAACGCCATCACGCTGATGCTCGCCGTCGGCGGCTCCACGAACGCGATCGTGCACCTGCTCGCCATCGCCGGTCGTGTCGGTGTTCCGTTGTCGCTGAACCGCTTTCACGAACTGTCGGCGCGCACGCCGCTGGTGGTCAACGTGCGGCCGGCCGGCGAACACCTCGTCGAGCACGTGTTCCACGCCGGGGGCATTCCCGCGGTGCTGAAGTCGCTGGAGCCGCTACTGCACACCGACGCGATCACGGTGACCGGCAAGACCGTCGCGGCCAACCTGCCCGCCGCCGCGGCCGCGGACACCTCCGTCATCGCCCCATTGGACGCTCCCTACCAACCGCCCGGCGGCCTCGCCGTCGTGCGGGGCAATCTCGCTCCGGACGGCGCGGTGCTCAAGTGCGCCGCGGCCAGCCCCGAGCTGCTCGTCCACCAGGGACCCGCCGTGGTGTTCGAGGACATGGCCGACCTGATGCGGCGCTTCGACGATCCCGACCTGCCGGTCACCCGCGATTCGGTGCTGATCCTGCGGTCCGCCGGCCCGCGCGGCGCACCGGGCATGCCCGAGTGGGGCCAGCTACCCATCCCCAGCAAGTTGCTCAAAGACGGCGTCACCGACATGGTGCGCATCTCCGATGCCAGGATGAGCGGCACCGCCTACGGCACGTGCGTGCTGCACGTGAGCCCGGAGTCGGCGGTCGGCGGACCGCTCGCCCTGGTCCGGGACGGGGACGTCATCGCGCTCGACGCCCACGCGGGAACACTCGACATGCACGTGTCGGACGACGAGTTGGCTTCGCGCCGAGCCGAATTGGCACCCCCACCGCGCCGACACACCCGTGGCTACACCGCGCTGTACGTCGATCGCGTGCTGCAGGCGGACCGCGGCTGCGACTTCGACTTCCTGGTGGGCCGCTCGGAACGGCCCCAGGACGAGCCCGACGCGATCTTCGAGGGCTGGATCGGCGGTTGGTGAGCGGGCCTAGCCGCTCTTGCGGCGGAACTCCCGGTGCGATTCAGCGGGTCCGGACGCCCGGGGCCCGTGCTTTCGCCCGCCGTCCTGGTGCTTCGTGCCGCCACCGGCGTTGGCCTTCTTGCGCTCCAGCGCCTCGCGGAACTTGCGCTTGGTCTCGTCTTCGGGTCGTTCGGCCATGGCGTCAGACTAACGCGGATCAGCGCACGCCAGGCGGCATGCCGTACAGGTGCGAGATGGGCATCGTCATCAGCACCCGCCGATCGTCGACCATGGCCCTGCGGTAGTCGTCCCAGTCCGGATGCTCCTTGCCGGAGATGTTGCGATAAAGCGCGATCAGGCCCTCGACGGTGTCGTCGTGCGGGTTGCTCGCCGGCGGGGTGAGGATCGCGGTGCCCTCGGCGACCGCATAGGACCAGCCGTCGTCGGAGCTCACGTGGATCGACGCCCGCGGGTCGCGCCGCAGATTGCGGGTCTTGGCCCGCGGTTCGGTGATCGACACCCGCACGACGACCTCGCGGGCATCGAAGTGGTAGGACACGTTCGACAGCTGCGGTCTGCCGTCCTGCTTGAGGGTCGCGAGCACCCCCAACGAATTTCCACCGATCAAGGCCAACAACTTGTCGTCGAACACCTGGCGGGTCATGTCCGTCAGCGTACGGCCGGACGAGACCTACCATGGCCAGATGATCGCGATCTCGGCGCCGACGAGGGAGTTCGGGTGACGCGCTACGCCGCGTTCCTGCGCGGTGTCAACGTCGGCGGGGTCAACCTCAGGATGGCCGACGTCGCCACGGCGCTGACCGGCGCCGGCTTCACCGACGTCACGACCGTCCTCGCCAGCGGCAACGTCCTGCTGACCAGCGACTCGCCGGTGACGGCCGTCCGGGTCGCCGCCGAGAGCGCACTGCGCGACGCGTTCGGCTACGACGCCTGGGTCCTGGCCTACGACCGGGACGCGCTGGCCGCGATCTCGGCGGCGTATCCCTTCGAACGCGAGGTCGACGGGCACCACTCCTACGTCACGTTCGTCACCGATGCCGACGTTCTCGACGAGCTCACCGGCCTGAGCGCCGAGGAGAGAGTCGAACGTGGCGACGGCGTCGTCTACTGGCAGGTGCCGAAGAACGGCACCCTCGACAGCGCCATCGGCAAGACCATGGGCACGAAGAGGTACAAGTCATCGACCACCACGCGCAACCTGCGCACGCTCGAGAAGGTGCTGGCCAAGTGAAGGTCGACGCCCGGCTGACCGGGGTCTCGGAGACCGCGCTGCTGACGTTGCAGGTGCGGGCTCAGGAGGCCCGCAGGCCCGACGCCATCATCGACGATCCGATGGCGGTGCACCTCGTCGATGCCATCGAGTTCGACTTCGCCAAGTTCGGGCATACCCGCCGTCAGGACATGGCGTTGCGGGCGCTGGCGTTCGACGCGGCGACGCGCAGATACCTCGTCGACCGTCCGTCGGCGACGGTGGTCGCGCTCGCCGAGGGTCTGCAGACCAGCTTCTACCGCCTCGACGCCGCCGGTGTCGGGGACCAATTTCGTTGGTTGACAGTCGATCTCCCGCCCGTCACGGCCCTGCGCGAGCAGCTGCTGCCCGCCTCGGACCGGGTGACGGTGTGCGCACAGTCCGCGCTGGACTACGCCTGGATGGACCGGGTCGACGCCGATGACGGCGTGTTCATCACCGCCGAGGGCCTGCTGATGTACCTGCAACCCACCGAGGCCATGGGGCTGATCACCGAGTGCGCCCGTCGCTTCCCCGGCGGTCGGATGATGTTCGACCTGCCGCCGTCGTGGTTCGCCCGACTCGCGCGCCTCGGCGGGTTGTGGACGTCGCGGCGGTACCGCATTCCGCCGATGCCGTTCGGGCTGTCGGCCGCCGAGGCCGCCGAACTCGTCGACGTCGTTCCCGGCGTCCGCGTCGTCCACGACCTGCCCTACCCGCGCGGGCGGGGACGCGTCCTGCACTCCGTGCTCAGTACGGTTCAGCGACTGCCGGCGCTGGACCCCGTTCGGCCGTCGCTGACCCTGCTCGAATTCGACTAGTCGAAGGCCGTCTCGACGTACCTGAGCGCGTCGGCCTTCCCGACGCCGAGTGACTTGGCCGTCATCGCGTAGGCGTTCGCGGCGGTCGCCATCGCCACGTCCGCGGGGTCGACCCGCGCCACGAAAGTGCCGAACCTGCCCCGTGTTTCGAGCATTCCGGCCGCTTCGAGCTCGCGGTAGGCCCGCGCGACGGTGTTGACCGCCATGCCCAGCTGATGAGCCAGCTCGCGGACGGTCGGCAGTCGCGTGCCCGGCGGCAGCCTGCCGTCGCGCACCCCCTCGATGATCTGCGTTCGCAATTGATCGAACAACGGCCTGGCGCCCTCGGAATCGACGCGAACCCACTCCCCCAAATCGGCCACGTGCCCAGTATCACAAAAAGCGGCTAGTTTGGTGGCGTGCAGGTGACGGTACTGAGCGGAGCGGGGATGTCCGCGGAGAGCGGCGTACCGACGTTTCGCGACGTCGAGACGGGTTTGTGGGCCAAGGTCGACCCGTATGAGATCTCCAGCTCCGACGGGTGGCGGCGCCATCCGGACAAGGTGTGGGCGTGGTACCTGTGGCGTCATTACATGATGAAGGCGGTCGCGCCCAACGATGGCCACCGCGCGGTCGCCGCGTGGGAGGACGGCGCGCAGGTACGCGTCGTCACCCAGAACGTCGACGACCTACACGAGCGGGCCGGCAGCACCGAGGTGTATCACCTGCACGGCAGTCTCTTCCACTTCCGTTGTGACCGTTGCAATGTCGCGTATGACGGTCCACTGCCCGAGATGCCCCAGCCGGTCGAGAGCGTCGACCCACCCGTGTGCTCGTGCGGCGGCCTCATTCGGCCCAACGTGGTGTGGTTCGGTGAGCAATTGCCCACGGAGGCATGGGATCGCTCGGTCGAGGCGGTGACCCAGGCCGACGTCGCGATCGTCGTCGGCACGTCCTCGATCGTCTACCCGGCCGCCGGCCTTCCCGAGCTGGCCCTCGCGCAGGGCATTCCCGTCATCGAGGTCAACCCGGAGCGGACTCCGCTCACCGACCGGGTGACCCTCTCGTTGCGCGAGACCGCAGCGACCACGCTGCCCGGCCTGCTCCAGCGCCTGCCCGCCCTCCTCGGGTGATAATCCACGCCGCGTTCAAGTGAGATGTCGCCGGCGTCGAGCGGCCGATTGAACACGGGCCGCCAGCTGCTTCCGCCTCCAAGGCAAACCAATGGCGAACGTGCGGAATGCTTTTGACGACGCGTTGACCGAATCATCCTGTCCAGTCGGTTAATCTCGGAAGACGGGCTTCGACGACCTCGCGACGTGACTCTTCGGGCAGAACGCTTGTCCTGCGCCAACTTCGCCGCTTCGATGTGCCCAGTTCACCGATCACGTGCCATTCGACGCGCAGATGCGCGCACCGGAAGCGAGGAGGAAGAGTCGTGCCCACGCATCGTGTTTCGCGACGCACCGTGACGCGCACGAAGGCATTGGTCGCCGGAACGCTGACCTCCGGAGTGCTGCTCTCCGGCGCGGTCGGTGAGGTCGCCCAGGCGCGCGCGACATGCCTGTCGATCTCGGGATTCGACCTCGGGAACGGTTGCAAGAGCGTGCCATTCAGCGTGGCCATCGCACTGGGCCCCACGGCGAAGGCTACTGCGCGTCAGCCACTGACCATCGTCGTCGTACCCGCCCCGGGCGGAAAATCCTTCGGCCATGACCCGATCGGCGACTTCGTCAAGGCGGTACGCGACGCGATCTCCGGCCTGCTACCCGGCGCACACTCCACCAGGCGAAAGGTGGCGACCAAGGATCCAGTCAGCGATCCCACGCGAAATGCGCCGCAGGACAACGTAGTCAAGAACGAGGACAGTGACGCCAAGACAGGAGATCAGGCCACACCGGAGCAGACTGCGCGCGAGCGGAGAGCGGCGGCAGAGTCTGCCGCGGCCGCCGCCACACGGGCCCGACAGCGGGCCGACGAGGCCGCTGCGACGGCCAAGAGGCTTGCCGACGACCTCGCCGCCAAGCAGAAGGAGGCCGACGACGCCACCGCGGCGGCGAACGCGTCGAGCGACAAGGCCCT
This region includes:
- a CDS encoding dihydroxy-acid dehydratase, whose amino-acid sequence is MGTDLWEYIDDVRAGRMSMADYERLEAAAGPSRGHCPEMGTASTMATIVEGLGMTLPGTAAIPAMDSRRMQVAEECGARAVGLAVERLRPSQVMTAEAFDNAITLMLAVGGSTNAIVHLLAIAGRVGVPLSLNRFHELSARTPLVVNVRPAGEHLVEHVFHAGGIPAVLKSLEPLLHTDAITVTGKTVAANLPAAAAADTSVIAPLDAPYQPPGGLAVVRGNLAPDGAVLKCAAASPELLVHQGPAVVFEDMADLMRRFDDPDLPVTRDSVLILRSAGPRGAPGMPEWGQLPIPSKLLKDGVTDMVRISDARMSGTAYGTCVLHVSPESAVGGPLALVRDGDVIALDAHAGTLDMHVSDDELASRRAELAPPPRRHTRGYTALYVDRVLQADRGCDFDFLVGRSERPQDEPDAIFEGWIGGW
- a CDS encoding class I SAM-dependent methyltransferase, producing MKVDARLTGVSETALLTLQVRAQEARRPDAIIDDPMAVHLVDAIEFDFAKFGHTRRQDMALRALAFDAATRRYLVDRPSATVVALAEGLQTSFYRLDAAGVGDQFRWLTVDLPPVTALREQLLPASDRVTVCAQSALDYAWMDRVDADDGVFITAEGLLMYLQPTEAMGLITECARRFPGGRMMFDLPPSWFARLARLGGLWTSRRYRIPPMPFGLSAAEAAELVDVVPGVRVVHDLPYPRGRGRVLHSVLSTVQRLPALDPVRPSLTLLEFD
- a CDS encoding PPOX class F420-dependent oxidoreductase; protein product: MTRQVFDDKLLALIGGNSLGVLATLKQDGRPQLSNVSYHFDAREVVVRVSITEPRAKTRNLRRDPRASIHVSSDDGWSYAVAEGTAILTPPASNPHDDTVEGLIALYRNISGKEHPDWDDYRRAMVDDRRVLMTMPISHLYGMPPGVR
- a CDS encoding phytoene desaturase family protein, whose protein sequence is MPTAPDYDAVIIGAGHNGLVTANYLARAGQRVLVLEARKVVGGACVTEELIPGSKWSSCAFIAGLLRPEIIAELELARFGLDLYQGDALSFSLFRDGTSFTMWKETDRTLRELEKLNRKDAAAFLDFGVRLQRFAGLVTPYLLKPPPQRSEVFAAFEAAGEQTLFDEFTLLSVRDLLDRYFDDERLKSMLTFFGMVSIFGGPSTPGTAYTYGHHSWGEFNGSFGQFGLARGGMGAISEALATGARHHGATIRTSTPVREVVVERGVATGVRLTDGSVITAGQVFSNADPKRSLLGLIPSGVLPAKLVRDVENIDTRGSMARIHLLIDELPQYLPFPDASERPQHHGHQLLGPSREAFEEAYEAQRRGTFPSTFVIEAVTQSVTDDSLAPAGLHTMTLGIQQLPSELTGTTWAAEKEKWADLVLEDLFTYAPNLRDHILDRVIITPDDLNDEYLITDGNIFHGSMMLDQLFGARPIPELANYRTPVRNYYLCGSGTHPGGGVMGANGHNAAKVALADAAGLTGLADAPRLRTGGHRAPWQQRVVGSLMSTRPGRWVGYRAARQPALRKITAYAARVR
- a CDS encoding DUF1697 domain-containing protein; its protein translation is MTRYAAFLRGVNVGGVNLRMADVATALTGAGFTDVTTVLASGNVLLTSDSPVTAVRVAAESALRDAFGYDAWVLAYDRDALAAISAAYPFEREVDGHHSYVTFVTDADVLDELTGLSAEERVERGDGVVYWQVPKNGTLDSAIGKTMGTKRYKSSTTTRNLRTLEKVLAK
- a CDS encoding DUF5302 domain-containing protein, with amino-acid sequence MAERPEDETKRKFREALERKKANAGGGTKHQDGGRKHGPRASGPAESHREFRRKSG
- a CDS encoding NAD-dependent deacylase, whose translation is MQVTVLSGAGMSAESGVPTFRDVETGLWAKVDPYEISSSDGWRRHPDKVWAWYLWRHYMMKAVAPNDGHRAVAAWEDGAQVRVVTQNVDDLHERAGSTEVYHLHGSLFHFRCDRCNVAYDGPLPEMPQPVESVDPPVCSCGGLIRPNVVWFGEQLPTEAWDRSVEAVTQADVAIVVGTSSIVYPAAGLPELALAQGIPVIEVNPERTPLTDRVTLSLRETAATTLPGLLQRLPALLG
- a CDS encoding GntR family transcriptional regulator — protein: MADLGEWVRVDSEGARPLFDQLRTQIIEGVRDGRLPPGTRLPTVRELAHQLGMAVNTVARAYRELEAAGMLETRGRFGTFVARVDPADVAMATAANAYAMTAKSLGVGKADALRYVETAFD
- a CDS encoding aminobutyraldehyde dehydrogenase, which codes for MTFHRKMFIDGAWTDAADGAVDHVPAPTTGEPFADIAHGGVADVDRAVAAAEAAFPEWARTPVGERAKAFLTLADRVEGDLRTLAEIESRNVGKPIGLALEEMEMIADHLRFFAGGARTMEGRAASEFVRGKTSIIRRDPLGVVGSVAPWNYPLLMAIWKISPALLTGNTLVLKPSEHTPFSVLRLAELAEDLFPAGVFNVVTGDGHDVGARLVAHPRVRMSSLTGSVATGRALMRASADSNLKRLHLELGGKAPVLVYSDADVELAVAKITEGAFCNSGQDCMAASRLYVHESVHDDLVAGLEKAVKALDLGDTAQETTTMGPVITAAHRDRVEGFVHRAKATGHVELIQGDNPGTGFYTAPTVVVGARQGDEIVSTEVFGPVTSVTRFSDRDDVIAWANDTEYGLAASVFTNDLSRAMTASSDLQFGTVWINDHLPVTPEMPHGGFKQSGNGKDMSVYALEEYTEIKHVMINRESA